The Nostoc sp. 'Lobaria pulmonaria (5183) cyanobiont' DNA window TGAGTATCTAAGTTACCCCGGTTGATGAAGGTAATCAAGCAAAATTTATCGGTCTACTTGCTAAATATAGTTTTTCATCAAGGTTCCTGCCCATACTATCTTGTACAAATTAGAAGTACGCGATCGCACCCAAGCTACAGTTTTAGATATCGAAAAAGGATTGGTAGTACCAGAACTGTTAATAAAGCTAGATATACTCAAATTTCAGTCAATCTATTGCTATTTAAACCTCATCTATGTTGAGAACCGTAGTTTTTGCCCTCACCCTAAATCCCTCTCCCTACTTGGGAGAGGGACTTCTTTCCGGCTCCCCTTCTCCCAATATTGGGAGAAGGGGCTGGGGGATGAGGGTTTTTCTATTCATACAGAACTACGGTTTTCAACGTGGACGCAGTTTAAGTGTAAATGCAGTTGTCTTGTCACTAATCTTAGTATAAATTGCTATAAACCAAAGCTGTGACTAAAAAACAGCTAACTTTATTTAAGGCGTGCTTGCTTATATAACAACTAAAAATATTGCAATTTTGTCTCATTAGATCAAAGGTTTAATTACCGATTGAATTTGGGAATGAAAGCGAATGCATAGTCATTCACTTTCTATTTTGTTATGCACGCTCAATATTACCAAGATAACTAAAGCTAAAAAATTATATTTAAGGACAATAATTATGATAAACCTACCAGAAAATCATCACCATAAAACCAGAAATAAGTTTACTATAAAATTACTAGAAGCAACCAAAAATATTGTTTTTATAGATCCAAAAGTTATAGATTACCAAAGTTTGGTGTCTGGTATCGCACTCGGCAGTGAAGTTGTTATTCTTGATGCCAATAGAGACGGTTTAGCACAAATAACCGAGTTTCTCGCAAAACATGAATCCAATTCAGTTCAATCAATTCACATTGTTTCCCACGGAAGTGTGGGAAGTTTGCAACTAGGGTCAATCAACTTCAACCTTAGCAACCTGGATAGCTACAAAAATCAGTTACAAAAGTGGGCAAGTGCTTTAACTGATAAGGCTGACATCCTACTTTATGGCTGTGATGTAGCCAGTGGTGAAGGCACAAAATTTGTGCAGCAGATTAGCCGAATTACTGGAGCAGATGTTGCCGCTTCCACTGACAAAACCGGAAGTGCAGCTTTAGGTGGCGACTGGGATTTAGAAGTGAAGACAGGGAAAATTGAGGCTTCCCTAGCATTTAAACCGGAAGTAATACAGGCTTACCAATCTATTTTGCCAGCTAGTTTTACTGGCACATACTCTCAAAACTTCAACTCATTAGCTGCTTCGGCAACATCTATTGCTTGGATTAATGATTCAACTATTTCAGGCTGGTATTCCACAAGAACAAATTATAACGCTGGTTCTGGCACTAATAATGCAGGTGCAATGTACAGTTTTGGTACAACCACAGACCGGGCACTTGGTTCTGTAGCTTCCGGTACTACAGGCACTATTTATTATGGGTTGCGCCTCCAAAACAATACAGGTTCAGCAATTACTAAGTTGCAAGTAAGTTACACCGGTGAGCAATGGCGTAATGGTGGTAATACATCGCCACAACAGTTGAAATTTAGTTATCAAACTGGGTCAACTCTCACAAGTTTGACAACAGGAACATGGACATCTGTGACATCGCTAGATTTCACCGGACCAATTGCAACTGCAATCGCAAGTTCTCTGAATGGTAATCAAAGTGCCAATCGAACTGTGATAACACCTGTAATATTTAATCTAGCTACCCCAATAGCTAACGGTGAAGAGATTATATTGCGTTGGGAAGACATAGATGATGGAGGCAACGATCATGGTTTAGCGATTGATGATGTATCTGTCAAAGTAGATGGCACCACCTATATAGTAACTAACACCAATGACAGCGGTACTGGCTCCTTAAGGCAAGCTATTATCAATGCCAATAACGATCCCGGAATTGAGACAATCCTCTTTGATACGACTGGAATATTCGGTGATACGACGCCCGACACCATTATCCTCACTTCTGGGGAATTGAATGTTACTGAAGGAGTGATCATTCAAGGAACTGGGGCTAATAAACTTACCATCAGTGGTAACAATGCTTCCCGTGTTTTTTATGCCAGTGCCTCCCTCTCAATTGATGGGTTGAAGATAACTGGGGGAAATGCAGCAAATGGTGGTGGGATCAATAGCACCAGTAGTGTTACAGTCAGCAATAGTACTTTTTCTGGCAATACTGCCAGCACTAGCGGCGGCGGCATTTACAGTACCAGTAGTGTCATAGTCACCGATAGCAGTATTTCTGGCAACACCGCAAACAGCAATGGCGGCGGCATCTACAGCAGTAGTGCTACAGTCAGCGATAGCAATATTTCCGGCAACATAGCAAATCTTGGGGGAGGCATTTATAGCACCAATGCCACAGTTAGCAATAGTACTCTTTCTGGCAACACCGCAAACAGCAATGGCGGCGGCATCTTCACAAACGGTAGTAACAGTAGTGTCACCATAAGCAATAGCACTATTTCTAGCAATACAGCAAAAACTCATGGTGGCGGCATCTACAGCAGCAGCAATGCCACAGTCAGCAATAGCACTATATTTGGCAACACCTCTGATAGTGATAATAATGGACAAGGTGATGGTGGCGGCATTTATAAATCTGGCGGCACAGCGAGCATCAGTAATAGCATCATTGCTGGCAATATTGATCCAGGTAATCAAGGAGCCGATGTCTATGGTAATAACTTCAATAGCAATGGTTACAACCTGATTGGCAAAATTACTGGTAAATCATCTGGGACTCTGGGTACGGGCACAGATATTATTAACCCCAACCCCGGACTCAAACCGCTAGGAGATTACGGTGGTTCTACACAAACTCACGCTCTATACTTTAACAGTCCTGCCAGGAATGCTGGCGATCCAGCTTATAGTGGTGGCTTAACTACCGATCAGCGCGGCACGGATTTTAACCGTATAGAAAGCGGGAGAATTGACATTGGAGCATTTGAATATGTGCTTCCAAAAGTCAACTTTGGTGCTGCTACGTACAATACAACAGAAGATAGTACCGCCACTACAGTAACTATTTCTGTTACCTTAGATGCCTCTCCCGAAACTGCTGTCACAGTTCCTATTGTCGTCAAAAGCAATAGCACGGCTACTAGTGGCAACGATTACACTTTTTCCCCCACTACCATCTCCTTTACTGCTGGCGCAACAGGCTTAAATTTAACAAAGTTAATTACTTTTACTATTAACCCAGACGATTTACCTGAGAATGCAGAAACAGTTGTACTCAACTTCGGCACGCTAACAGGGGCTAATTTGGGGACAATAACTGAAACTACTCTCAATATTGCTGCTAATGATTCAATTCAATATGCAATTTCCACTCCCACTTCAACTTTAATTGAAGGTAATAGCGGTACTCAAGCTGTTAGCTTCACGGTTACTCGCACTGGTGGTATTGGCGTGGCTAGTACCGTAAATTATGCTTTTAACGGTGCAGCAATTTTTGGCAGTGACTATAACAATATTCAAGTGACAGGTGGAGAAACTGCTGCGTCTGGGACTTTAAGCTTCGCTGTTGGGGAAACCACAAAAACAATTACAGCCGATGTTTTGGGTGATAACACATTTGAACTCAATGAAGATATTACTGTTATCCTGAGTAACCCCAACCTCACAACTGCGCCAGCAAATTCCACAATTACTAACAGTTTAGCTACAGTAAACATCATCAACGATGATAGCCAACCAACTATCAGCATCTCAGATGTCTCGGTTACTGAAAACAACACAGGTACAACAACTAACGCTAACTTTACTATCAGTCTTTCTAATCCTAGTTATCAGCAGGTTACTGTAAATTACAACACGAGTAATGGCACTGCTCAAGTTGCTGACTCTGATTACAACTCTGCTTCCGGGACGATTACTTTCAATCCTGGTGAAACCAGTAAAACCCTTAGCATTGGTGTTGTAGGTGATAACAAATTTGAAACCGACGAGATATTTTCTGTCAATCTTTTGGGTGCGACAAATGCTGCGATCGCAGATAGCTTAGGAGTTGCTACCATCATCAACGATGACAACCAACCAACTATCAGCATCTCGGATGTCTCAGTTGTTGAAGGCAATACAGGCACAACAACAAATGCTAACTTTACTATTAGTCTCTCCAATCCCAGTTATCAGCAAGTTACTGTAAATTACAACACGAGTGATGGTACTGCTCAAGTTGCTGACTCTGATTACAATTCGGCTTTAGGGGCGATTACTTTCAATCCTGGCGAAACTAGCAAAACTCTTAGCATTGGCGTCATCGGTGATAACAAAGCTGAAACCAACGAGACATTTTCTGTCAATCTTTTGGGTGCGACAAATTCCACAATTCTTGATAGTTTAGGAGTTGGTACCATCATTGATGATGACAGCCAACCAACTATCAGCATCTCGGATGTCTCGGTTACTGAAAACAACACAGGCACAACAACAAATGCTAACTTTACTATTAGTCTCTCCAATCCCAGCTATCAGCAAGTTACTGTAAATTACAACACGAGTGATGCTACTGCTCAAGTTGCTGACTCTGATTACAATTCGGCTTTAGGGACGATTACTTTCAATCCTGGCGAAACTAGCAAAACTCTTAGCATTGGTGTCATCGGCGATAATCAAACTGAAACTGACGAGACATTTTCTGTCAATCTTTCAGCTGCAACAAATGGCACAATTGCTGACAGTTTAGGACTTGCTACCATCATCAATGATGACAACCAACCAACTATCAGCATCTCGGATGTCTCAGTTACTGAAGGCAATACAGCCACAACAACTAACGCTAACTTTACTATCAGTCTCTCCAATCCTAGCTATCAGCAGGTTACTGTAAATTACAACACCAGCGATGGTACTGCTCAAGTTGCTGACTCTGATTACAATTTTACTCAGGGAACGATTACTTTCAATCCTGGTGAAACTAGCAAAACTCTTAGCATTGGTGTTGTTGGCGATAACAAATTTGAAACCGACGAGACATTTTCTGTCAATCTTTCGGCTGCGATAAATGGCACAATTGCTGATGGTTTAGGAATTGCTACCATCATCAACGATGACAACCAACCAACTATCAGCATCTCGGATGTTTCAGTTACCGAAGGCAATACAGGCACAACAAATAATGCTAACTTTATTATCACTCTCTCCAATGCCAGTTATCAGCAAGTTACTGTAAATTACAACACCAGTGATGGCACTGCTCAAGTTGCTGACTCTGATTACAATTCTACTCAGGGGACAATTACTTTCAATCCTGGTGAAACTAGCAAAACTCTTAGTATTGGCGTCATCGGCGATAACCAAACTGAAGCCAACGAGACATTTTCTGTCAATCTTTTAGGCGCGACAAATGCCGCAATTACTGATAGTTTAGGAGTTGCTACCATCATTGATGATGACAACCCAACAACTGTCAGTATCTCGGATGTCTCAATTGCTGAAGGTAACACAGGCACAACAACTAATGCTAACTTTATCGTCACTCTCTCTGCACCGAGTTTACAGCAGGTTACTGTAAATTACAACACTAGTGATGGCACTGCTAAAGTTTCTGACTCTGATTACAACCCTGCTTCCGGGACGATCGTTTTCAATCCTGGCGAAACCAGCAAAACTCTTGGTATTGCTGTTATAGGTGATAACAAAGCTGAAAACAACGAGACATTTTCTGTCAATCTCTTCAGTGCTACAAACACCACAATTACTGATAGTTTGGGAGTAGCTACTATCACAAATGATGACCAACCTCCAGCCATTAGTATTGCAGATGTATCAGTCAAAGAAGGCACAGCAGGGATGATAACTAATGCTAATTTTGTCGTCACTCTCTCTAATGAATTTTATCAAAGGGTGATTGTAAATTACAGTACGAGTGATGGTACTGCTAAAGAATCTGACTCGGATTACAATTTTGGGCTGGGGACAATTATTTTCGACCCTGGCGAAACCAGCAAAGTTATTAGTATTGGCGTCCGAGGTGATAATAAAGTTGAACTCAATGAAACATTTTTTGTCAATATATATGGTGCAGCAAATGCCATATTTAATAATAACCAAGGAGTTGGCACAATTAAGAATGATGACTAATCGTTATTGAACAGAACATTAGCGATCGCTGCAATTATCCCATCCCAGAATAGCGCTGGGAAAATACTTATATTATAAGTTGCAACTTGTTAATTTTTACGCCTATTCTTTGGTAATTAAAGTATTAATTATAACAAACAATATACTATATAGAGTTGGACTAGCATTTTAAAATCCAGGATTAAGCCATTATCAAAAAAATTTATCCTAAAATCAAATATCCAGTAAATTTACGTATGCGGATTGAAGTCTTCTGAATGAATAGTAGAATTAGCCCATACAGGAGAAGACTGTGACGCTCTTAAATGAAGCTCAAGTAGAGCAACTAAAGGAAATAACCACACGCTTGCGACAAGTAAGACAAGAAAAATCTATCCGCATAGAAGAAATAGCCTCTCAGACAATGCTTCGAGTAGGTATTTTGCAAGCTTTAGAAGAAGATAGATTTGAAGAATTGCCTGAGCCAATTTTTCTTCAAGGATTCATCCGTCGTTATGGAGATGCTTTAGGGCTGGATGGAAATGCTTTATCGTACAGCCTTGTAACCAATGTTGTCTGTCAAGATTCTAAAAATGCTCATCACAATTCAGACAACAAACAAAATACATACATACCTCTTGTTCTGACCTATATTTTATTATTGGTCGGTGCATCTGCTGGTCTTCTTCATATACTTAATCCACAGCTTACAGCTGAATCCCTGACTCCAGAAGACAATAATCAACAGTCAATAGTCAGCAATCAGACTAACAAATGACCAAAAAGGCAGAGGAAGTGGAAAGACGCGATTAATCGCGTCTGTACCGAGTAAAAGAAAAGAATTAATAACCAATGACAAATGACCCATCACAAATGACAATTTTTAAGATATTTGCGGTTTACGCAGATGCCAAGTAGTAGATTGTTCATAAGCATAAGCTACCTGAAACAGTTGCTCTTCTCGCAACACATTGCCAATTAGCTGTAATCCTATCGGTAGCCCTAGATCGTCAAAACCACATGGCAAACTTAAACTAGGTAAACCAGCAAGATTCACAGGAATAGTCATCAAGTCATTTAAATACATACTCAAAGGGTCAGTAGTTTTTTCCCCTGCTTTGAATGCTGTAGTGGGAGATGTGGGACAAACTAACACATCAACCGCGCCAAAAGCCTTTTCAAAGTCTTGCTTAATCAAGGTGCGGACTTTTTGCGCTTTCAGGTAGTAAGCGTCATAATAGCCAGCCGAAAGCGCGTAAGTGCCAATCATAATCCGGCGTTTGACTTCTGTACCAAAACCAGCGGCACGGGTACGAGTGTACATTGATAGCAGATTATCTGCATCAGGAGCGCGATACCCATATTTAACGCCATCGTAACGAGCCAGGTTTGCTGATGCTTCTGATGGGGCGATGATGTAGTAGGTGGGTAAGCCATAGCGAAAGCGGGGACAGGAAATTATATGAATTTCTGCTCCCAAACTTTGTAGTTGATCTACTGCTTTGGTAACAGCTTGTTCTACTACAGAGTCTAAACCTTCACCAAAAGTTTCTTTAATGATACCAATTCTTAGCTGACCTCTGGGTTTGAAGTTTGGTTTTAAGCTAGCAGCATAGTTGGGAATGGCAACCTTCAGGCTGGTAGAGTCTTTGGAATCGTAACCTGCGATCGCACTTAATAATATTGCGGCATCTTCTACCGTATTTCCAAATGGCCCAATTTGATCCAAAGATGAAGCGTAAGCCACCAAACCATAACGAGAAACCAAACCATAAGTGGGTTTCATCCCCACCACACCGCAGAAAGATGCAGGTTGGCGAATCGAACCGCCAGTATCAGAACCAAGAGCAACTACACATTCTTGGGCCGCCACCGCCGCCGCCGAACCCCCCGAAGAACCACCTGGAACTCGTGACAAATCCCAAGGATTAGCCGTGACTTGATAGGCAGAGTTTTCCGTAGAACTGCCCATTGCAAACTCATCCAAGTTGGTTTTGCCTACCATTACCGCCCCAGCATCTGCCAGTTTTTGCGTCGCTGTTGATTCATAAGGCGGCACGAAATTTTCCAAAATCCGGGAGGCGCAGGTGGTAGGAACTCCCTTGGTACACATATTGTCCTTGATACCCACAGGAATGCCCGCTAGCAGCCCAATTTCTTCTCCCGCAGCAATTTTGGTATCCACAGCACCCGCCTGCTCTAATGCCCGATCTGCCGTCACACATAAAAAGCTGTGCAATTTCGGCTCTAACGCTTGAATGCGCTCTAAAGCTTCTTGGGTAATTTCAACGGCAGAACGTTCTTTTTTAACCAGCTGTTGGTGCAACTCGCGGATGGATGCCATGATTGCTCTCTTTGTGACTCAAGTCATTGATTCTAGTACATATTGGCCAAAATTGGGTATTGGTTATTGGGCTTTGAGCATGGCTTATTCTCCTCTGCTTGCCATTCCCCATTCATCTGACAAAGCGGATTAATATGTATTGAAATGTGTTTAATACGTTTTAAAAAACAGCAAACACATGGCTATCAACCGTCTATTGAATAGTTTGCCAAAGTTTTCATATATATTGGCTACTTTTGTGTAAGAGTATAGCAGTGTTTTCTAATGATATAATTTTGTATTACCACCTTATTAATACTACAAACTTCATAATTGTATCAATTCCACAAAATTTTTCGAGGTAAGGTAGGATGATAAAAATAGCCAGGCGTAAATATTTAGGCAAACAAAATGTTTATGACATTGGGGTTGAGCGTGACCATAATTTTGCAATCAAAAATGGCTTAATAGCTGCTAATTGTTTCAATAAATCCCATTCGACAGCCTATGGTTATGTAACTTATCAAACAGCATATTTAAAAGCTAATTACCCATTGGAATATATGGCGGCACTGTTAACAGCTAACAGTGGTGATACCGATAAGGTACAGAGATACATTACTAACTGTACAAATATGGGTATTTCCATAGATCCGCCAGATATTAATCGTTCTGGTGTTGATTTTACGCCAACGGCAGGCAAGATTCTGTTTGGATTTTCGGCGGTGCGTAACGTGGGACAAAATGCGATCGCTTGTATTTTGGAGGCAAGAAATGAGACAGGAGAGTTTAAATCACTCGCTGATTTTTGCGATCGCGTAGATTTACGTGCTGTTAACCGCCGAACCCTAGAGTCGCTAATTTACTGTGGAGCCTTTGACAAAATTGAATCCAATCGCCAACAGTTAATTAACGACTCAGAATTAGTGTATGATTGGGCACAATCTCGTGCGAAAGATAGAGCTAGTGGTCAAGGGAATATATTTGATTTATTGGGCGATGGATTTTCTTCAACTCAGAATAAAAGAGCAAGTAATGCCTTTGAAACTGCTCCCAAATCTAAACCTATAATAGATTTTACCCCCCAGGAAAAGTTGCAAAAGGAGAAAGAATTACTAGGCTTTTATGTATCAGATCATCCCCTGAAATCCTTACGACAAATAGCACCATTTTTGACACCAATTAACCTTTCGCAGCTGGGAGAACAAAGAGAAGAAACGAGGCTTTGTGCAGTTGTGATGTTAAATAACGTCAAAAAAGTGGTGACAAAAAAAGGCGATCAGATGGCAATCTTGCAAATAGAAGACCTAACTACACAATCAGAAGCTGTAGTTTTTCCGAAAACTTATGAACGTATTAGTTCTATACTCCAAGTTGATACAAGATTAATTATTTGGGGAAAAGTAGATCGACGTGACGAGCAAACTCAATTTATTCTTGAAGATGCAGAACCAGTGGAAACAGTACAAATGGTAATGGTGGAATTAAATCCCCAGCAAGCAGGTAATATGGAAGATTTACATCGCTTGAAAACAATTTTACAAGACCATTCAGTAGACAAAGAAAAGGCAAAAATGCCAGTGATTGGAATTATCCAAACTGAAACTTCTCGTAAGCTTGTTCGCTTAGGTTGGCAATTTTGTGTACAAGATTCTCGAATAACTGTTCAAGCTTTGCAAAACGCCAGTTTTCCTGCTCATATAAAATCTCTGACTGGTAGCTGACGCCAGCAGTGAAAAATCCACCAATACTGAAAAGCAGCTTAAGAATTAGTTTTATTGAACTGTCAACAGTAAATTGCCTTAGGTATTCAGGATTTTAATCGTTTTTTTAGTTACTTACGCGGATGAAAATTTCCTTGATGTAGTGGTATCTTTTTATGCTAATACCCTTAAGGCTGCGACCGGGGGAAGGAGTTAGAACTTGATGATCGTCAACGAGCTACATAGATTTGTTTCATACTGTAAAAAAATTCAACCCCAAACTCACGAGGACATTCAAAAATTTTTTGAAGGAGTGATATTATTTCCTTATGATAAGGAACTTCTATTGCAAGCTTATTTATTTCTGAATATTAAAGAATTGTTTCCCTCGTGTGCTGAATTGCTGTTATTTGAAAAGTCTCCAATTTCAGATTACACAGATTTAGGGAAGTGTGATTTTGTCTTCCTGACTTTTAAAGGTAGTCTGTTTTTAATTGAAACTAAGTTTATTGACACAGAAGCAACTGGAGCGACAGAACGAAAAAGAAGAAATAAGCATAGAAACAAGGTATTTGAGCAAGTTATTACTTTAAAAGGTCGATTTAGCGAATATTGGAATATGAGGCTAGATCAATTAGAGTGCGGGGTTTTCACAACAGATGCAGAAGTTGCTTGGCGAGGAAATGGTGTGAATGTCACATCTAAATCAATATCTATAGATAAGCTCGAAAAATGGCGAAGAAGTTATCACAGTAATGAAAAATTTTTATGTCATCAAGATGGGTCAAAGTTTGAGGAAAGGTTGAATTTTAAAGGTTGAACTAAGACCCAAATATAGTTATTACAGTGAATGGTGTATGGGGCATAAAAGTAATTAATAATGCCACATACACCAACCCAGAGAAATTATCTGGGTTTTCCTTGCCATCAATTTTTACTGCCAAACATAGATCAGGACAAACAAAATAATCCAGATAACATCGACGAAGTGCCAAAACAATGAGGTTGCATTTACGCCGTAGTGACCTGTATCGTAATTGCCAGGTAGGAAAGAACGGACCAAAATTATCAACTGCAACAAAATACCTGTGAAAACGTGCAAACCGTGGAAACCTGTAAGCAGATAGAATGTACTACCAAATATGCCGGAGGTGAAACCAAAGGTGAGACCGTTCCATTCAATCGCCTGTCCAACTAAAAAGTAAGTTCCCATCGCCATTGTTGCCAATAGAAACAGGCGAAATTTCACTAAGTCATGGCGTTGAAGGGCGCGTTCTGCTAAGTAAATTACAAAGCTACTAGCAACAAGAATTACTGTATTGATTGCTGGTTCTTTTACTTCTAGTCCAGAAACACCTGCTGGTAGCCAATTAGGTGTTGTTGTTTTGTAGATGGCATATCCAGCGAAAAAACTCAAGAAAATGACGCTTTCTGACAGCAGGAAGACAATGAAGCC harbors:
- a CDS encoding Calx-beta domain-containing protein — its product is MINLPENHHHKTRNKFTIKLLEATKNIVFIDPKVIDYQSLVSGIALGSEVVILDANRDGLAQITEFLAKHESNSVQSIHIVSHGSVGSLQLGSINFNLSNLDSYKNQLQKWASALTDKADILLYGCDVASGEGTKFVQQISRITGADVAASTDKTGSAALGGDWDLEVKTGKIEASLAFKPEVIQAYQSILPASFTGTYSQNFNSLAASATSIAWINDSTISGWYSTRTNYNAGSGTNNAGAMYSFGTTTDRALGSVASGTTGTIYYGLRLQNNTGSAITKLQVSYTGEQWRNGGNTSPQQLKFSYQTGSTLTSLTTGTWTSVTSLDFTGPIATAIASSLNGNQSANRTVITPVIFNLATPIANGEEIILRWEDIDDGGNDHGLAIDDVSVKVDGTTYIVTNTNDSGTGSLRQAIINANNDPGIETILFDTTGIFGDTTPDTIILTSGELNVTEGVIIQGTGANKLTISGNNASRVFYASASLSIDGLKITGGNAANGGGINSTSSVTVSNSTFSGNTASTSGGGIYSTSSVIVTDSSISGNTANSNGGGIYSSSATVSDSNISGNIANLGGGIYSTNATVSNSTLSGNTANSNGGGIFTNGSNSSVTISNSTISSNTAKTHGGGIYSSSNATVSNSTIFGNTSDSDNNGQGDGGGIYKSGGTASISNSIIAGNIDPGNQGADVYGNNFNSNGYNLIGKITGKSSGTLGTGTDIINPNPGLKPLGDYGGSTQTHALYFNSPARNAGDPAYSGGLTTDQRGTDFNRIESGRIDIGAFEYVLPKVNFGAATYNTTEDSTATTVTISVTLDASPETAVTVPIVVKSNSTATSGNDYTFSPTTISFTAGATGLNLTKLITFTINPDDLPENAETVVLNFGTLTGANLGTITETTLNIAANDSIQYAISTPTSTLIEGNSGTQAVSFTVTRTGGIGVASTVNYAFNGAAIFGSDYNNIQVTGGETAASGTLSFAVGETTKTITADVLGDNTFELNEDITVILSNPNLTTAPANSTITNSLATVNIINDDSQPTISISDVSVTENNTGTTTNANFTISLSNPSYQQVTVNYNTSNGTAQVADSDYNSASGTITFNPGETSKTLSIGVVGDNKFETDEIFSVNLLGATNAAIADSLGVATIINDDNQPTISISDVSVVEGNTGTTTNANFTISLSNPSYQQVTVNYNTSDGTAQVADSDYNSALGAITFNPGETSKTLSIGVIGDNKAETNETFSVNLLGATNSTILDSLGVGTIIDDDSQPTISISDVSVTENNTGTTTNANFTISLSNPSYQQVTVNYNTSDATAQVADSDYNSALGTITFNPGETSKTLSIGVIGDNQTETDETFSVNLSAATNGTIADSLGLATIINDDNQPTISISDVSVTEGNTATTTNANFTISLSNPSYQQVTVNYNTSDGTAQVADSDYNFTQGTITFNPGETSKTLSIGVVGDNKFETDETFSVNLSAAINGTIADGLGIATIINDDNQPTISISDVSVTEGNTGTTNNANFIITLSNASYQQVTVNYNTSDGTAQVADSDYNSTQGTITFNPGETSKTLSIGVIGDNQTEANETFSVNLLGATNAAITDSLGVATIIDDDNPTTVSISDVSIAEGNTGTTTNANFIVTLSAPSLQQVTVNYNTSDGTAKVSDSDYNPASGTIVFNPGETSKTLGIAVIGDNKAENNETFSVNLFSATNTTITDSLGVATITNDDQPPAISIADVSVKEGTAGMITNANFVVTLSNEFYQRVIVNYSTSDGTAKESDSDYNFGLGTIIFDPGETSKVISIGVRGDNKVELNETFFVNIYGAANAIFNNNQGVGTIKNDD
- a CDS encoding helix-hairpin-helix domain-containing protein; the protein is MIKIARRKYLGKQNVYDIGVERDHNFAIKNGLIAANCFNKSHSTAYGYVTYQTAYLKANYPLEYMAALLTANSGDTDKVQRYITNCTNMGISIDPPDINRSGVDFTPTAGKILFGFSAVRNVGQNAIACILEARNETGEFKSLADFCDRVDLRAVNRRTLESLIYCGAFDKIESNRQQLINDSELVYDWAQSRAKDRASGQGNIFDLLGDGFSSTQNKRASNAFETAPKSKPIIDFTPQEKLQKEKELLGFYVSDHPLKSLRQIAPFLTPINLSQLGEQREETRLCAVVMLNNVKKVVTKKGDQMAILQIEDLTTQSEAVVFPKTYERISSILQVDTRLIIWGKVDRRDEQTQFILEDAEPVETVQMVMVELNPQQAGNMEDLHRLKTILQDHSVDKEKAKMPVIGIIQTETSRKLVRLGWQFCVQDSRITVQALQNASFPAHIKSLTGS
- the gatA gene encoding Asp-tRNA(Asn)/Glu-tRNA(Gln) amidotransferase subunit GatA, coding for MASIRELHQQLVKKERSAVEITQEALERIQALEPKLHSFLCVTADRALEQAGAVDTKIAAGEEIGLLAGIPVGIKDNMCTKGVPTTCASRILENFVPPYESTATQKLADAGAVMVGKTNLDEFAMGSSTENSAYQVTANPWDLSRVPGGSSGGSAAAVAAQECVVALGSDTGGSIRQPASFCGVVGMKPTYGLVSRYGLVAYASSLDQIGPFGNTVEDAAILLSAIAGYDSKDSTSLKVAIPNYAASLKPNFKPRGQLRIGIIKETFGEGLDSVVEQAVTKAVDQLQSLGAEIHIISCPRFRYGLPTYYIIAPSEASANLARYDGVKYGYRAPDADNLLSMYTRTRAAGFGTEVKRRIMIGTYALSAGYYDAYYLKAQKVRTLIKQDFEKAFGAVDVLVCPTSPTTAFKAGEKTTDPLSMYLNDLMTIPVNLAGLPSLSLPCGFDDLGLPIGLQLIGNVLREEQLFQVAYAYEQSTTWHLRKPQIS
- a CDS encoding helix-turn-helix domain-containing protein, encoding MTLLNEAQVEQLKEITTRLRQVRQEKSIRIEEIASQTMLRVGILQALEEDRFEELPEPIFLQGFIRRYGDALGLDGNALSYSLVTNVVCQDSKNAHHNSDNKQNTYIPLVLTYILLLVGASAGLLHILNPQLTAESLTPEDNNQQSIVSNQTNK
- a CDS encoding cytochrome c oxidase subunit 3 → MDSYINSEELHQTSAEHSHDEEGNKMFGFIVFLLSESVIFLSFFAGYAIYKTTTPNWLPAGVSGLEVKEPAINTVILVASSFVIYLAERALQRHDLVKFRLFLLATMAMGTYFLVGQAIEWNGLTFGFTSGIFGSTFYLLTGFHGLHVFTGILLQLIILVRSFLPGNYDTGHYGVNATSLFWHFVDVIWIILFVLIYVWQ